A single window of Ctenopharyngodon idella isolate HZGC_01 chromosome 24, HZGC01, whole genome shotgun sequence DNA harbors:
- the tcp11l1 gene encoding T-complex protein 11-like protein 1, whose product MPKESDESHKEEQSKTDKENGKENTVEPSEEMIRKRIRRSTPSPHRLTPQSSPPRFVSVEELMETAKGVTNLALAHEIVMNSAFQVKPYEPEEGSLEKQVKEMMHKAFWDCLELQLKEEPPSFSHAITLVGEIKETLLSFLLPGQSRLRGQIEETLDLSLIQQEAENGALDISKLARFIIDMMGTFCAPCRDEDIKQLRKISDIVPLFKSIFAVLDKMKIDMANFAVSSLRPHLLQQSVEYERKKFQEFFEKQPNALDFTKKWLQDTADYVTGGETEGGATSTTISAQLPLTVQNLAYLRLLKWDHDAESFPETLLMDQCRLQEMQQELEQLALVASVLLILYNSAGEAISGLPGLIERLKKTIKILLAEMHTPSFKADETFAAVAEKLCLELRGCLSQHGFSPFPSDRENTLKGQIVAAKSADNPIRKVIDSRIQMYLLGFLESSSHRSAPALPGGLTPISKELEEIAVKLERLVTFNKLVYSPFYQKILQEILKQGEGLDV is encoded by the exons ATGCCCAAGGAATCTGATGAGTCCCACAAAGAGGAGCAGAGCAAGACAGACAAGGAGAATGGGAAAGAGAACACTGTGGAACCATCAGAAGAGATGATCCGGAAGAGGATCAGAAGAAGCACTCCCAGTCCTCACAGACTCACCCCCCAGT CCAGTCCACCCAGATTTGTCTCAGTGGAAGAGCTTATGGAGACAGCCAAAGGAGTCACTAATCTGGCACTGGCCCATGAGATAGTGATGAACAGTGCTTTTCAAGTCAAGCCTTATGAGCCAGAAGAGGGAAG TTTGGAGAAACAGGTCAAGGAAATGATGCACaaagcattctgggattgccttgAGTTACAGCTGAAAGAGGAGCCACCATCTTTCAGCCATGCTATCACCCTGgttggtgaaattaaagag ACCCTGCTGTCTTTTCTGTTGCCAGGACAGAGCCGACTGAGAGGGCAAATTGAAGAGACTCTGGACCTCTCATTGATCCAGCAGGAGGCTGAAAACGGAGCTCTAGACATCAGTAAATTAGCCAGGTTCATAATTGACATGATGGGCACCTTTTGCGCACCCTGCCGTGATGAAGACATCAAACAGCTGCGTAAAATCAGTGACATCGTGCCCCTTTTTAA GTCTATATTTGCAGTGCTAGACAAAATGAAGATCGACATGGCCAACTTCGCTGTGAGCAGCCTGCGACCTCACCTCCTACAGCAGTCGGTGGAATACGAGCGGAAGAAATTTCAGGAGTTCTTTGAAAAACAACCCA ATGCTTTGGATTTCACAAAGAAATGGCTTCAGGACACAGCAGATTACGTAACTGGTGGAGAAACGGAGGGTGGAGCAACATCCACAACAATTTCTGCTCAGCTCCCTCTTACTGTACAGAATCTTGCGTATTTGCGCCTGTTAAAATGGGACCATGATGCCGAGTCTTTCCCAGAG ACTCTTCTCATGGATCAGTGCAGATTACAGGAGATGCAACAGGAGCTGGAGCAGCTGGCACTGGTGGCTTCAGTCCTGCTCATACTGTATAACAGTGCTGGGGAGGCCATTTCTGGACTCCCGGGACTCATTGAAAGACTGAAGAAAACCATTAAGATTCTGTTAGCAGAGATGCACACACC GTCCTTCAAAGCAGATGAAACCTTTGCTGCTGTTGCAGAGAAATTGTGTTTAGAGCTCCGAGGATGCTTGTCTCAGCATGGCTTTTCCCCATTTCCCTCTGACAGAGAGAACACATTGAAAGGCCAAATTGTAGCAGCAAAGTCTGCGGACAACCCTATCCGCAAGGTCATTG ACTCCCGGATCCAGATGTACCTCCTTGGCTTCCTGGAGTCAAGCTCCCACCGGAGTGCCCCAGCTCTCCCTGGAGGTCTGACGCCCATCAGCAAAGAGTTAGAGGAGATTGCCGTCAAGCTGGAACGTTTGGTGACCTTCAACAAGCTAGTTTACTCTCCGTTCTACCAGAAGATCCTCCAAGAAATTCTGAAACAAGGGGAAGGTTTAGATGTGTAA
- the LOC127507197 gene encoding coiled-coil domain-containing protein 73-like, whose translation MELSVESGTELFSLMEDKGALGQPKTPNIAVENDGRTISVQVLEFKTSLLEAVEELHIHRDAETRHEEQICKLVLEKQELEWQKESLHSQISKMSNENSESLAAVKKQFQAQIRRLEGEKGKNQLAAELKDKEIISLKEELKLLQLLRYSLEKKLSELEQKLQLQTQTKDSHLNQLGEVERRFAAISRQCAMVKQAHENLDQNVEEAMRINKKLTSINEKQESTIKALKEDLERLNKELVKFKVSSVCRPGEERLQNVLKEQEFQQLQQRLFVETELNKKLRNETTTERAEKQEVLRSLHHNQRLLQTQTEALSRAEQELRTLREECQILKTEHELNQERTKEKDDSFARLRDEYQNSKLTWEKEILQLQMSTEADQEELIVVKQAYNHLQEEHKQLSISAVHKVKDLHNSEIVPKDQENSHGTTSNEINLVKVSSLHKDLEDSLISPHDNREPTSHPDKDIPDESTESQKARKDGHSHNDSKELVIFMQADKILPVLSPMISTDGSDNIPRPEDVNPKTNHLPKLCGETKTGVSEREPVCNAVDKRCPSNPAQSDTDSRLAELSGPETRSVYGVDGDPLALEPKDRPLEQNLCISEVTESQTSDKHMDSQGYATSQSKEFKDHQTAIPEFLHSVSQKESQTTAERLSEDKTANPNTQVTVVFYDKTDITEGLIAAQPSPCHKTVCEEPETTFDSASATTSLDTHLDESKDQFSPPELICEPLQSRVSQVDPSTETSLYNVVSEVESIELPLVDQTTSVTAVDTVEVISENNNQKDDGTFLSPPLKAQQIELGVSSEEGKITNPDQDPSSPGSTTANDQSDVDQKSVSMVDTSNHSENRSYQSSFAWDTFMKGKKKPHPTPSRTELWSSGFHELVSPFCAPLFMKDKLAKRAIMKTPDRLEAPSNRPHQRNDCQGEWNAIKQSFSEMLTEKENQVLISYSSTPSGSPASSSVGNGLRQDCTPTIPPPKLQSLEKQTRPMASSSEVKEERKQSDIMAQIAKIEEFMSSEGLTPQKRRKID comes from the exons ATGGAGTTGAGTGTAGAGTCTGGAACAGAGCTTTTCTCCTTG ATGGAAGATAAAGGTGCTCTCGGTCAACCGAAGACCCCAAACATTGCCGTAGAGAATGATGGCCGTACCATCTCAGTGCAAGTACTGGAATTTAAAACAAGTCTCCTGGAGGCGGTTGAGGAGTTGCATATTCACAGG GATGCTGAAACAAGACATGAGGAGCAGATTTGTAAACTTGTGCTGGAGAAGCAGGAGTTAGAATGGCAAAAG GAGTCCTTACACAGTCAGATTTCTAAAATGTCAAATGAAAATTCAGAGTCACTTGCTGCTGTAAAAAAACAG TTTCAGGCCCAAATCCGAAGACTTGAGGGAGAAAAG GGTAAAAACCAGCTGGCTGCTGAACTGAAAGACAAAGAGATCATCAGCCTCAAGGAagaactaaaactgctgcag TTGCTCAGGTACAGTTTGGAGAAGAAATTAAGCGAGCTG GAGCAAAAGTTGCAGCTGCAGACACAAACGAAAGACAGCCACCTGAATCAGCTGGGAGAGGTGGAGAGACGTTTCGCCGCCATCTCCAGACAGTGTGCCATGGTCAAACAGGCCCATGAGAACCTTGATCAAAATG ttgaagaGGCCATGCGAATTAATAAAAAGCTCACATCCATCAATGAGAAACAAGAATCTACGATTAAAGCCTTGAaagag GATTTGGAGAGACTCAACAAAGAGCTGGTTAAATTCAAAGTGTCATCTGTCTGCAGACCTGGAGAGGAACGTTTACAGAATGTTCTAAAAGAACAAGAGTTTCAACAACTTCAGCAGAGACTCTTTGTG gaAACAGAACTTAACAAAAAACTGAGAAATGAAACCACCACAGAAAGGGCAGAGAAGCAG gagGTATTGAGATCCCTCCACCACAATCAGAGATTGCTGCAGACACAGACGGAGGCTCTGAGCCGAGCAGAGCAGGAGCTCCGCACACTCCGTGAGGAATGTCAG ATCCTTAAAACAGAACATGAATTGAACCAAGAGAGGACTAAAGAAAAAGACGACAGCTTTGCTCGGCTGAGAGATGAATACCAAAATTCTAAACTCACTTGGGAAAAAGAG ATTCTGCAGTTGCAAATGTCAACGGAGGCAGATCAAGAAGAGCTGATAGTGGTAAAACAGGCATATAATCATCTCCAGGAAGAGCACAAACAGCTGTCTATTTCTGCAGTTCATAAGGTCAAAGACCTTCATAACTCTGAG ATTGTCCCAAAAGATCAAGAAAATTCTCATGGTACAACATCTAACGAGATTAACCTTGTGAAGGTGAGCAGTCTCCATAAAGATCTTGAGGACAGTCTTATTAGTCCTCATGATAACCGTGAACCAACAAGTCACCCTGACAAAGACATTCCAG ATGAAAGCACTGAGTCTCAGAAGGCTAGAAAAGATGGCCACTCTCATAACGACAGCAAGGAACTTGTTATTTTCATGCAGGCAGATAAAATACTACCTGTACTCTCACCAATGATTTCTACCGATGGGTCTGATAACATCCCAAGACCTGAGGATGTTAATCCCAAGACAAATCATCTGCCAAAGTTGTGTGGTGAAACAAAAACAGGTGTCAGTGAAAGAGAGCCAGTCTGCAACGCAGTTGATAAAAGATGCCCCTCAAACCCAGCCCAAAGTGACACAGACAGTCGTCTCGCTGAGCTATCAGGGCCTGAAACCAGGTCTGTTTATGGCGTAGACGGCGACCCTTTGGCTTTGGAACCGAAAGATAGACCGCTGGAGCAGAATCTGTGTATTTCTGAAGTGACTGAATCCCAGACATCAGATAAACACATGGACAGCCAGGGATATGCTACATCTCAGTCCAAAGAATTCAAAGACCACCAGACTGCCATACCTGAATTTCTCCACAGTGTTTCACAAAAGGAAAGTCAAACAACTGCAGAGAGACTTTCAGAAGACAAAACTGCAAATCCAAATACGCAAGTTACAGTTGTCTTTTACGACAAAACGGACATTACAGAAGGTTTGATTGCCGCCCAGCCAAGTCCATGCCACAAAACTGTCTGTGAGGAGCCTGAAACCACTTTTGATAGTGCAAGTGCCACAACATCTTTAGATACACACCTTGATGAGTCCAAAGATCAGTTCTCACCACCTGAATTGATCTGTGAACCTTTGCAAAGCCGGGTTTCCCAAGTTGATCCCTCGACTGAAACAAGCCTCTACAATGTGGTCAGTGAAGTGGAATCTATAGAGTTGCCTCTTGTTGATCAGACCACTTCAGTGACAGCAGTTGACACAGTGGAAGTCATATcagaaaataataatcaaaaagatGATGGGACTTTTCTTTCACCACCATTGAAAGCTCAACAGATTGAACTGGGTGTTTCTTCTGAAGAAGGCAAGATCACAAACCCAGACCAAGATCCTTCCTCTCCTGGGTCTACAACAGCAAATGACCAATCAGATGTTGACCAAAAGAGCGTTTCAATGGTAGACACTTCAAACCATTCTGAAAATAGAAGTTATCAGTCATCCTTTGCATGGGACACGTTtatgaaaggaaaaaagaagCCACATCCAACACCCTCAAGAACTGAGCTGTGGTCCTCTGGATTTCATGAACTTGTTTCTCCGTTTTGTGCTCCCCTATTTATGAAGGATAAACTGGCAAAAAGAG CCATAATGAAGACTCCTGACAGATTGGAAGCTCCAAGCAATCGTCCCCACCAAAGGAACGACTGTCAAGGAGAGTGGAATGCAATCAAGCAgtctttttctgaaatgttaacGGAGAAA GAGAATCAAGTTCTTATCTCCTACAGCTCGACTCCGAGTGGCAGTCCAGCCTCTTCTTCTGTGGGTAATGGGCTGCGACAAGACTGCACTCCTACAATTCCTCCTCCCAAACTCCAGAGCCTGGAGAAACAGACCCGGCCTATGGCATCTAGCTCTGAAGTAAAAGAAGAACGGAAACAATCTGACATAATGGCCCAAATTGCAAAAATAGAGGAATTTATGTCATCTGAAGGCTTAACCCCTCAAAAAAGACGCAAAATTGATTGA